From Schistocerca americana isolate TAMUIC-IGC-003095 chromosome 11, iqSchAmer2.1, whole genome shotgun sequence, the proteins below share one genomic window:
- the LOC124553741 gene encoding 60S ribosomal protein L18a → MKAKGELKEFEVIGRKLPSEKQKVTPLYKMRIFAPDSIVAKSRFWYFLRQLKKFKKTTGEIVSIKQIPEKSPIKIKNFGIWLRYDSRSGTHNMYREYRDLSVSGAVTQCYRDMGARHRARAHSIQIIKVEQVKASNCRRPQVKQFHDSKIRFPLPKRIQQRHLMNKFSVRKPRTFYM, encoded by the exons ATGAAAGCCAAAGGAGAG TTGAAGGAATTTGAGGTTATAGGTCGGAAGTTACCATCAGAAAAACAGAAGGTGACTCCACTATACAAAATGAGAATATTTGCACCAGATTCCATTGTCGCAAAATCCCGCTTCTGGTATTTCCTGCGGCAACTAAAGAAGTTCAAGAAGACCACTGGGGAAATTGTATCAATCAAGCAG ATTCCTGAGAAGTCCCCAATTAAGATCAAGAACTTTGGTATCTGGTTACGCTATGACTCCCGGTCTGGCACCCACAACATGTACCGTGAGTACAGGGACCTGAGTGTCTCTGGTGCAGTCACTCAGTGCTATCGGGATATGGGCGCTCGCCACAGAGCGAGAGCGCATTCCATTCAG ATAATCAAGGTGGAGCAGGTAAAGGCTTCAAACTGCCGGCGACCTCAGGTGAAGCAGTTCCACGACTCAAAGATCCGCTTCCCACTGCCCAAGAGGATCCAGCAGCGCCACCTCATGAACAAGTTTTCAGTCCGCAAACCCAGGACCTTCTATATGTAA